The sequence ACTTGCTGTGGGGCCATTTTTTTATCGCGCGCTTCAACCCAAGCATCACCATTGTCCGCTTGAACAATTGCGTAAGGCATGAGGCCAATATCTTTTTGTACTTCAGGATCGGTAAATTTACGACCCATCAAGCGCTTCACTGCGTAAATTGTATTTTTAGGGTTTGTCACTGATTGACGCTTTGCTGGCGCGCCAACCAATACTTCGCCATCTTCAACGTAAGCGATGATGGATGGAGTTGTGCGAGCGCCTTCTGCATTCTCGACAACTTTAGGTGCATTGTTTTCTACAACTGAAACGCACGAGTTAGTGGTTCCTAAGTCGATTCCGATAATCTTTCCCATAATGGCTCCAAAAAATTAAATTGCTTTGTTGTACTTCTGGTTGATGTTTGGTAACTCGCTTGAATTACCGAAAATATTTCAATACCCAATAAATGGGGTCTAAAAAGGGGAATTCAAGGGCTGAAATAGGAAAAAGGCAGAAATCTGCCTTTTTCATGTCATTTTTGGGGTTTTACCCCAATGATTGAGCTTATTTAGGGGCGCTGACGGTCACCAAGGCGGGTCTGAGCACACGGTCTGCCACGGTATAGCCCCGCTGAAGGATAGAAACCACGGTATTGGCATCCTGCTCGGAAGGAACTGAGGCAATCGCCTGATGGTGGTGGGGATCAAATTTATCACCTACCGCAGGGTTAATTTCTGTCATCCGCCCTTTTTCGAAGGCAGATAAGAGTTGCTTCAAGGTAATTTCCAGACCTTCCTTGAAGGCCTTAGCATCAGTTGCATCAGTACTTAGCGCAGCATAAAGACTATCCGTTACCGGCACTAAATGTTCCGCAAAACTCTCAATTGCAAATTTGTGGGCCTTCGCAATATCCTCCACAGCACGACGGCGAATGTTTTCACCTTCAGCTTTGGCGCGCAAGAAATTGTCCTGGAGCTCACCAATTTTTTCATTGAGCGCAGCAATCTCTTGCTCAGGTGTTTTTGGAACTGCTTGCGCTGTTGCCTCTGCAGTTGCTTCTACCGCAGGTTCAGCCGCAGCTTGGTCTTGCTCTGGAGAAGGGTTTTGATTTTCTTGTGTCATGGAGATGCATTCACTTTTCGATAATAGGGACGATTACTTTGCTATGTGGGGCTAGTTTATTGAATTTCAAGTCTTGGCTTTTTCAGCTTGCTCAGCTCTTGCGGCACGTTGGGCAAGCTCCTCATTGGACTCAACGCCTAAAGACCATCCTAACAAATGCTGATAAGCAATATCGCTTAAGGCCTCGATCCACTTTGGATTGCTGTTTAAGCAGGGAATATAGCGGTAATCATTGCCGCCATGATCCAGGAAGATTTCTTTAGCCTCCATTGCAATCTCTTCAAGAGTCTCCAAACAATCGGCCGGAAATCCTGGGCAAAAAATATCGAGTCGCTGACAACCTTCTTTTGCTAATTTTTCTACTGTAGGGGCGGTATAAGGCTTTAACCACTCCGCTTTACCAAAACGAGATTGAAAGGTCACGATGTATTGGCCTGGCTCAAGACCCAAAGACTCCCCAAGCAAGCGTCCCGTTTTAAGACATTCACAATGGTAGGGGTCACCCTTCATTAAAT comes from Polynucleobacter sp. MWH-Svant-W18 and encodes:
- the grpE gene encoding nucleotide exchange factor GrpE, giving the protein MTQENQNPSPEQDQAAAEPAVEATAEATAQAVPKTPEQEIAALNEKIGELQDNFLRAKAEGENIRRRAVEDIAKAHKFAIESFAEHLVPVTDSLYAALSTDATDAKAFKEGLEITLKQLLSAFEKGRMTEINPAVGDKFDPHHHQAIASVPSEQDANTVVSILQRGYTVADRVLRPALVTVSAPK